Proteins encoded within one genomic window of Hevea brasiliensis isolate MT/VB/25A 57/8 chromosome 8, ASM3005281v1, whole genome shotgun sequence:
- the LOC110666867 gene encoding beta-glucosidase 11-like: MAARISLLLGFTACLLLGLFTPTTKPALADDDIPDDDFNRLYFPDDFIFGTATSAYQIEGEANKKCRGPSIWDTFTHDFSERIVNGSNGNEAVNFYNVYKEDIKRMKEMGFGAFRFSISWSRIIPSGRVHEGVNEQGIEFYNNLIDEIINNGMEPYATIFHWDTPQALEDKYGGFLSSEIVDDFHDFADLCFKNFGDRVKYWVTINEPWSLASFAYDSGDHAPGRCSDWVNRACPAGNSATEPYIVSHNLLLAHAATVELYRKKYQATQYGKIGITLNSMWFEPYSDSAIDKEAARTAIDFMFGWFMDPITYGQYPRSMQTLVGDRLPKFMGNESKLLKGSYDFLGLNYYAANYAKGNAIVDPHFQRYSTDHHVEQTPFDENGKPIGQEAYSRWLYIYPKGIQYLLNYIKREYKDPIIYITENGVDEFNNKTLTLEQALEDRVRKEYYQTHLWNVLRSVNESKVNVKGYFAWSYLDNFEWNIGYTSRFGLIYVDYEDNLRRHLKESATWFEKFLKRTSIEGEANTKCRGPSTWDTFTHDFPERIVDGSNGNEAVNFYNVYKEDIQRMKEMGFEAFRFSISWSRVIPSGRVREGVNEHGIEFYNNLIDEIIQNGMEPYATIFHWDTPQALEDKYGGFLSSEIVDDFRNFADLCFKKFGGSDRVRYWVTVNEPWSLASFGYDSGVHAPGRCSAWVNRTCHAGNSSIEPYIVSHNLLLAHAATVELYREKYQGKIGITLNSMWFEPYSNSIIDKEAAKTALDFMFGWFMDPITYGQYPRSMQTLVGDRLPKFKRKESKLLKGSYDFLGLNYYAANYAKGNAIVDPHYPRYSTDHHVNQTPFDRNGEPIGKKAYSPWFYIYPEGIRHLLNYIKNEYKDPEIYITENGVDELNDKTLTLEQAVEDRVRKEYYQTHLWNVYRSINESKVNVKGYFAWSYLDNFEWNIGYTSRFGLIYVDYEKNLARDLKQSAIWFEEFLQKQ, encoded by the exons AGAGGATAGTCAATGGCAGCAATGGAAATGAAGCTGTTAATTTTTATAATGTCTACAAG GAAGATATTAAAAGAATGAAGGAAATGGGTTTTGGAGCTTTCAGATTCTCCATTTCGTGGTCCAGAATAATACCCA GTGGGAGAGTACATGAAGGAGTGAATGAGCAAGGAATCGAATTTTACAACAATCTTATAGATGAAATTATAAACAATG GAATGGAGCCTTATGCAACTATTTTTCACTGGGATACTCCTCAAGCTCTTGAAGACAAGTATGGTGGCTTTTTAAGCTCTGAAATTGT GGATGATTTTCATGATTTTGCGGATCTTTGCTTCAAAAACTTTGGTGATAGAGTGAAGTATTGGGTTACTATAAATGAACCATGGTCTTTGGCATCATTTGCTTATGACTCAGGCGATCATGCTCCTGGCCGATGCTCAGATTGGGTGAATCGAGCATGCCCAGCTGGAAATTCGGCCACCGAACCTTACATTGTTTCCCATAATCTGCTTCTTGCTCATGCAGCTACTGTTGAACTATATAGGAAAAAATATCAG GCAACACAATATGGCAAAATTGGGATAACGCTAAATTCTATGTGGTTTGAGCCATACTCGGACAGCGCAATTGATAAGGAGGCTGCTAGAACCGCTATTGATTTCATGTTTGGTTG GTTTATGGATCCTATAACCTATGGTCAATACCCAAGGAGCATGCAGACTTTGGTTGGAGATAGATTGCCAAAATTCATGGGCAATGAATCTAAATTGCTCAAAGGATCATATGATTTTCTTGGGTTAAATTACTATGCTGCAAATTATGCAAAAGGAAATGCTATTGTTGATCCACATTTTCAGAGATACTCAACTGACCATCATGTTGAGCAAACTC CTTTTGATGAAAATGGTAAACCCATTGGTCAAGAG GCTTACTCACGTTGGTTGTACATTTATCCGAAAGGTATTCAATACCTTTTGAACTACATCAAACGTGAATACAAAGATCCAATAATTTATATTACTGAGAACG GAGTTGATGAGTTCAATAACAAAACGCTAACCCTGGAGCAAGCCCTTGAGGATCGTGTGAGGAAAGAATATTATCAAACCCATCTTTGGAATGTACTCCGATCAGTCAA CGAGTCTAAAGTTAACGTCAAAGGTTACTTTGCTTGGTCATATTTGGACAACTTCGAATGGAACATCGGCTACACTTCAAGATTTGGTTTGATCTATGTAGATTATGAAGATAACCTAAGAAGACACCTCAAGGAATCAGCTACTTGGTTCGAGAAATTCCTCAA AAGGACTAGT ATTGAAGGTGAAGCAAACACAAAGTGCAGAGGACCTTCTACGTGGGACACATTCACCCATGATTTTCCAG AGAGGATAGTCGATGGTAGCAATGGAAATGAAGCTGTTAATTTTTATAATGTCTACAAG GAAGATATTCAAAGAATGAAGGAAATGGGTTTTGAAGCTTTCAGATTCTCAATTTCGTGGTCTAGAGTAATACCCA GTGGGAGAGTACGTGAAGGAGTGAATGAGCACGGAATCGAATTTTACAACAATCTTATAGACGAAATTATACAAAATG GAATGGAGCCTTATGCAACTATTTTTCACTGGGATACTCCTCAAGCTCTAGAAGACAAGTATGGTGGCTTTTTAAGCTCTGAAATTGT GGATGATTTTCGTAATTTTGCGGATCTTTGCTTCAAAAAATTTGGTGGTAGTGACAGAGTGAGGTATTGGGTTACTGTAAATGAACCATGGTCTTTAGCATCATTTGGTTATGACTCAGGCGTTCATGCCCCTGGCCGATGCTCAGCTTGGGTGAATCGAACATGCCATGCTGGAAATTCATCCATTGAACCTTATATAGTTTCCCATAATTTACTACTTGCTCATGCAGCTACTGTTGAACTATATAGGGAAAAGTACCAG GGCAAGATTGGAATAACACTAAATTCTATGTGGTTTGAGCCATACTCTAATAGCATAATTGATAAGGAAGCAGCCAAAACAGCCCTTGATTTCATGTTTGGTTG GTTCATGGATCCTATAACCTATGGTCAATATCCAAGGAGCATGCAGACTTTGGTTGGAGATAGATTGCCAAAATTCAAGCGCAAAGAATCTAAATTGCTCAAAGGATCATATGATTTTCTTGGGTTAAACTACTATGCTGCAAATTATGCAAAAGGAAATGCTATTGTTGATCCACATTATCCTAGATACTCAACCGATCATCATGTTAATCAAACTC CTTTTGATCGGAATGGTGAACCCATTGGTAAAAAG GCTTATTCACCTTGGTTTTACATTTATCCGGAAGGCATTCGACATCTTCTCAACTACATAAAAAATGAATACAAAGATCCAGAAATTTATATTACTGAGAATG GGGTTGATGAGCTCAATGACAAAACGCTAACCCTGGAGCAAGCCGTTGAGGATCGTGTGAGGAAAGAATATTATCAAACCCATCTTTGGAATGTATACCGATCCATCAA CGAGTCTAAAGTTAACGTCAAGGGTTACTTTGCTTGGTCATATTTGGACAACTTCGAATGGAATATCGGTTACACTTCAAGATTTGGTTTGATCTATGTAGATTATGAAAAAAACCTAGCTAGAGATCTCAAGCAATCCGCTATTTGGTTCGAGGAATTCCTCCAAAAACAATGA
- the LOC110666841 gene encoding O-fucosyltransferase 20 — protein MAKSKYNAQKVSYISVPSQVINTLSSSSLQTLLLSPKKPSRNRFLSCSSYKNPRVWFFALFLFGFLRMLKLCFDLDPLVPFYPYPCVTSQTQEKSRSQLVFPSDGVEHGQKDQEAAPFNDLGSKSEVGSASNNEKSSESAAKDEYLKSIVKSKPLTSNRYGKSNGDGKGSEFWKQPDGLGYKPCLDFSSGYRRGSEAIVKNRRKYLLVVVSGGMNQQRNQIVDAVVIARILGAALVVPILQVNVIWGDESEFSDIFDLEHFKRVLANDVRIVSSLPSTHIMKRAVEEKRTPLHVSPQWIRARYLKPLNREGVLLLRGLDSRLSKDLPSDLQKLRCKVAFHALRFAPSIMQLGNRLAERMRSKGPYLALHLRMEKDVWVRTGCLPGLSPKYDEMINNERKRRPELLTGRSNMTYHDRKLAGLCPLNALEVTRLLKALGAPKDARIYWAGGQPLGGKEALLPLTIEFPHFYNKEDLALPGELEPFANRASLMAAIDYVVSEQSDVFMPSHGGNMGHAIQGQRAYAGHKKYITPNKRHMLPYFLNSSVPEAEFNRIIKDLHRDSLGQPELRNSKAGRDVTKYPVPECMCKDSHTRSSM, from the exons ATGGCAAAATCGAAGTACAATGCACAAAAAGTTTCTTATATTTCTGTTCCATCGCAAGTAATCAAcactttatcttcttcttctctgcAGACTCTGCTTCTATCGCCAAAGAAACCATCAAGGAACAGGTTCTTAAGCTGTAGTTCATATAAGAACCCAAGAGTTTGGTTCTTTGCTCTGTTTCTATTTGGTTTTCTTCGTATGCTCAAGTTATGTTTCGATCTTGACCCTTTGGTACCTTTCTATCCATATCCATGCGTCACAAGTCAAACTCAGGAGAAATCAAGATCACAGCTTGTTTTCCCTTCAGATGGTGTAGAACATGGCCAAAAAGACCAAGAGGCTGCGCCTTTTAACGATCTGGGGTCAAAATCTGAGGTGGGTTCGGCTTCAAACAATGAAAAAAGTAGTGAAAGCGCTGCCAAAGACGAGTATTTGAAGAGTATTGTTAAATCTAAGCCCCTAACATCAAATAGATATGGAAAATCAAATGGGGACGGAAAGGGGAGTGAGTTCTGGAAGCAGCCTGATGGATTGGGTTATAAGCCATGTTTGGACTTCAGTTCGGGGTATAGGAGAGGGAGTGAGGCGATAGTGAAGAATAGGAGAAAGTATTTACTAGTGGTGGTTTCTGGTGGTATGAATCAGCAGAGGAATCAAATTGTGGATGCTGTGGTGATTGCAAGGATCCTTGGAGCTGCTTTGGTTGTTCCTATCCTGCAAGTCAATGTCATATGGGGAGACGAAAG TGAATTTTCTGATATATTTGACCTGGAGCATTTTAAGCGAGTTCTAGCTAATGACGTGAGGATAGTTTCATCATTGCCATCCACACATATAATGAAAAGGGCAGTGGAGGAAAAACGAACTCCTCTACATGTATCTCCTCAATGGATCCGTGCACGCTATCTCAAGCCA CTTAATCGGGAAGGGGTTTTGCTTTTGCGTGGTTTGGATTCAAGGCTCTCTAAAGATCTTCCTTCTGATCTTCAGAAACTTCGTTGCAAG GTGGCATTTCATGCATTGAGGTTTGCTCCATCAATTATGCAGCTTGGTAACAGACTTGCAGAGAGGATGCGGAGCAAGGGACCCTATCTTGCTCTTCATCTACGGATGGAGAAGGATGTATGGGTGAGGACAGGGTGCCTTCCTGGTTTGAGTCCCAAATATGATGAGATGATCAACAATGAAAGAAAACGAAGGCCTGAACTCCTTACTGGAAGATCAAATATGACTTACCATGATAGAAAACTTGCTGGTCTCTGCCCCTTGAATGCCTTGGAGGTGACAAG GCTGCTTAAAGCTCTTGGGGCTCCAAAAGATGCAAGAATATATTGGGCTGGAGGGCAGCCACTTGGTGGTAAAGAAGCTTTGTTGCCATTAACCATTGAATTTCCTCATTTCTACAATAAGGAAGATTTGGCCTTGCCTGGTGAACTAGAACCATTTGCAAACAGGGCTTCCTTGATGGCTGCCATTGACTATGTAGTATCAGAACAGAGTGATGTTTTCATGCCATCTCATGGTGGAAATATGGGTCATGCAATCCAG GGACAACGGGCATATGCAGGGCACAAGAAATATATCACCCCTAACAAAAGACACATGCTTCCTTATTTTCTTAATTCCTCTGTCCCTGAAGCAGAGTTCAATAGAATCATAAAGGACTTGCACCGTGATTCCTTGGGGCAACCAGAACTGAGGAATAGCAAAGCTGGAAGAGATGTCACAAAGTATCCAGTTCCTGAATGTATGTGCAAGGATTCACATACTCGTTCCTCCATGTGA